A region of Lycium barbarum isolate Lr01 chromosome 3, ASM1917538v2, whole genome shotgun sequence DNA encodes the following proteins:
- the LOC132630465 gene encoding tropinone reductase homolog At2g29340-like isoform X2, with translation MAENQSSSEDGRWALQGKNALVTGGTKGIGHAIVEELAGFGAIVYTCSRNQVELDQCLENTCSRNQVELDQCLENWRGKGFKVEGRVCDLTLRPQREMLMEKVINFFEGKLNILINNAGTLIRKPATEFNEEDYSILMKTNFEASHHISQIAHPVLKASGSGSIVFISSVAGLVALPTNSMYSATKGTWLTSGLKTILESTQLHLGLSKHHFSKKRRTGEPKEVSAMVAFLCFPAASYITGQVICVDGGLTINDSF, from the exons ATGGCAGAAAACCAATCCAGTAGTGAAGATGGAAGGTGGGCTCTTCAAGGGAAAAATGCCCTTGTTACTGGAGGCACTAAAGGCATAGG ACATGCCATAGTAGAAGAATTAGCTGGTTTTGGTGCTATAGTTTATACATGTTCTCGTAACCAAGTGGAGCTGGACCAGTGTTTAGAGAATACATGTTCTCGTAACCAAGTGGAGCTGGACCAGTGTTTAGAGAATTGGAGAGGCAAAGGTTTCAAAGTAGAGGGACGTGTATGTGACTTGACATTGCGACCCCAAAGAGAGATGCTAATGGAGAAGGTTATCAATTTTTTCGAGGGAAAGCTCAACATTCTA ATAAATAATGCTGGAACACTGATACGTAAGCCAGCAACAGAGTTCAATGAAGAGGATTACTCTATTCTCATGAAAACCAATTTTGAAGCTTCTCACCACATCTCTCAAATTGCACATCCCGTTCTAAAGGCGTCAGGAAGTGGAAGCATCGTCTTTATCTCTTCTGTTGCGGGGCTTGTGGCATTGCCAACAAATTCCATGTATTCAGCAACTAAAG GAACTTGGCTTACGAGTGGGCTAAAGACAATATTGGAGTCAACGCAGTTGCACCTTGGATTATCAAAACACCACTTCTCGAAGAAGCGGAG AACTGGAGAACCAAAAGAAGTTTCAGCAATGGTGGCATTCCTTTGCTTCCCAGCTGCTTCATATATTACTGGCCAAGTTATATGTGTTGATGGTGGACTCACAATTAATGATTCTTTCTAA
- the LOC132630465 gene encoding tropinone reductase homolog isoform X1, which yields MAENQSSSEDGRWALQGKNALVTGGTKGIGHAIVEELAGFGAIVYTCSRNQVELDQCLENTCSRNQVELDQCLENWRGKGFKVEGRVCDLTLRPQREMLMEKVINFFEGKLNILINNAGTLIRKPATEFNEEDYSILMKTNFEASHHISQIAHPVLKASGSGSIVFISSVAGLVALPTNSMYSATKGTWLTSGLKTILESTQLHLGLSKHHFSKKRSVFIGIIHQLCDNCFFYSGFSSGVWYPHWGPTKSGFMSGRPTLEGKTLSNNGDSVPKEARTRDLLIKNEAVPVITPQRLLV from the exons ATGGCAGAAAACCAATCCAGTAGTGAAGATGGAAGGTGGGCTCTTCAAGGGAAAAATGCCCTTGTTACTGGAGGCACTAAAGGCATAGG ACATGCCATAGTAGAAGAATTAGCTGGTTTTGGTGCTATAGTTTATACATGTTCTCGTAACCAAGTGGAGCTGGACCAGTGTTTAGAGAATACATGTTCTCGTAACCAAGTGGAGCTGGACCAGTGTTTAGAGAATTGGAGAGGCAAAGGTTTCAAAGTAGAGGGACGTGTATGTGACTTGACATTGCGACCCCAAAGAGAGATGCTAATGGAGAAGGTTATCAATTTTTTCGAGGGAAAGCTCAACATTCTA ATAAATAATGCTGGAACACTGATACGTAAGCCAGCAACAGAGTTCAATGAAGAGGATTACTCTATTCTCATGAAAACCAATTTTGAAGCTTCTCACCACATCTCTCAAATTGCACATCCCGTTCTAAAGGCGTCAGGAAGTGGAAGCATCGTCTTTATCTCTTCTGTTGCGGGGCTTGTGGCATTGCCAACAAATTCCATGTATTCAGCAACTAAAG GAACTTGGCTTACGAGTGGGCTAAAGACAATATTGGAGTCAACGCAGTTGCACCTTGGATTATCAAAACACCACTTCTCGAAGAAGCGGAG TGTATTCATTGGCATAATTCATCAACTTTGTGACAATTGTTTTTTTTATTCTGGTTTCTCATCCGGTGTCTGGTACCCACATTGGGGCCCGACTAAATCCGGATTCATGTCGGGTAGGCCCACATTGGAGGGCAAAACACTCTCTAACAATGGTGACTCCGTACCCAAGGAGGCTCGAACTCGAGACCTCTTGATTAAGAATGAAGCAGTACCAGTCATTACACCACAACGCTTGTTGGTGTGA
- the LOC132630465 gene encoding tropinone reductase homolog isoform X3, whose product MAENQSSSEDGRWALQGKNALVTGGTKGIGHAIVEELAGFGAIVYTCSRNQVELDQCLENTCSRNQVELDQCLENWRGKGFKVEGRVCDLTLRPQREMLMEKVINFFEGKLNILINNAGTLIRKPATEFNEEDYSILMKTNFEASHHISQIAHPVLKASGSGSIVFISSVAGLVALPTNSMYSATKELENQKKFQQWWHSFASQLLHILLAKLYVLMVDSQLMILSNH is encoded by the exons ATGGCAGAAAACCAATCCAGTAGTGAAGATGGAAGGTGGGCTCTTCAAGGGAAAAATGCCCTTGTTACTGGAGGCACTAAAGGCATAGG ACATGCCATAGTAGAAGAATTAGCTGGTTTTGGTGCTATAGTTTATACATGTTCTCGTAACCAAGTGGAGCTGGACCAGTGTTTAGAGAATACATGTTCTCGTAACCAAGTGGAGCTGGACCAGTGTTTAGAGAATTGGAGAGGCAAAGGTTTCAAAGTAGAGGGACGTGTATGTGACTTGACATTGCGACCCCAAAGAGAGATGCTAATGGAGAAGGTTATCAATTTTTTCGAGGGAAAGCTCAACATTCTA ATAAATAATGCTGGAACACTGATACGTAAGCCAGCAACAGAGTTCAATGAAGAGGATTACTCTATTCTCATGAAAACCAATTTTGAAGCTTCTCACCACATCTCTCAAATTGCACATCCCGTTCTAAAGGCGTCAGGAAGTGGAAGCATCGTCTTTATCTCTTCTGTTGCGGGGCTTGTGGCATTGCCAACAAATTCCATGTATTCAGCAACTAAAG AACTGGAGAACCAAAAGAAGTTTCAGCAATGGTGGCATTCCTTTGCTTCCCAGCTGCTTCATATATTACTGGCCAAGTTATATGTGTTGATGGTGGACTCACAATTAATGATTCTTTCTAACCATTAA
- the LOC132630465 gene encoding tropinone reductase homolog isoform X4 — protein MAENQSSSEDGRWALQGKNALVTGGTKGIGHAIVEELAGFGAIVYTCSRNQVELDQCLENTCSRNQVELDQCLENWRGKGFKVEGRVCDLTLRPQREMLMEKVINFFEGKLNILINNAGTLIRKPATEFNEEDYSILMKTNFEASHHISQIAHPVLKASGSGSIVFISSVAGLVALPTNSMYSATKGQMNQLSRNLAYEWAKDNIGVNAVAPWIIKTPLLEEAEQDPVTKEYIEKSINRTPICRTGEPKEVSAMVAFLCFPAASYITGQVICVDGGLTINDSF, from the exons ATGGCAGAAAACCAATCCAGTAGTGAAGATGGAAGGTGGGCTCTTCAAGGGAAAAATGCCCTTGTTACTGGAGGCACTAAAGGCATAGG ACATGCCATAGTAGAAGAATTAGCTGGTTTTGGTGCTATAGTTTATACATGTTCTCGTAACCAAGTGGAGCTGGACCAGTGTTTAGAGAATACATGTTCTCGTAACCAAGTGGAGCTGGACCAGTGTTTAGAGAATTGGAGAGGCAAAGGTTTCAAAGTAGAGGGACGTGTATGTGACTTGACATTGCGACCCCAAAGAGAGATGCTAATGGAGAAGGTTATCAATTTTTTCGAGGGAAAGCTCAACATTCTA ATAAATAATGCTGGAACACTGATACGTAAGCCAGCAACAGAGTTCAATGAAGAGGATTACTCTATTCTCATGAAAACCAATTTTGAAGCTTCTCACCACATCTCTCAAATTGCACATCCCGTTCTAAAGGCGTCAGGAAGTGGAAGCATCGTCTTTATCTCTTCTGTTGCGGGGCTTGTGGCATTGCCAACAAATTCCATGTATTCAGCAACTAAAG ga CAAATGAATCAACTTTCAAGGAACTTGGCTTACGAGTGGGCTAAAGACAATATTGGAGTCAACGCAGTTGCACCTTGGATTATCAAAACACCACTTCTCGAAGAAGCGGAG CAAGATCCAGTGACAAAAGAATATATTGAAAAAAGTATTAATAGAACACCAATCTGCAGAACTGGAGAACCAAAAGAAGTTTCAGCAATGGTGGCATTCCTTTGCTTCCCAGCTGCTTCATATATTACTGGCCAAGTTATATGTGTTGATGGTGGACTCACAATTAATGATTCTTTCTAA
- the LOC132630467 gene encoding tropinone reductase homolog, which translates to MIMGTNVEASYNLSQLAHPWLKASGNGSIVFLSSAVGIASVPSSSIYATSKGAINQLTKNLACEWAKDKIRVNAVAPWIIRTPPKESMNEDEMFKCLISRAPIKRMGEPREVSATVAFLCLRASSYITGQIICVDGGMTVNGGP; encoded by the exons ATGATAATGGGAACAAATGTTGAAGCGTCATACAATTTGTCTCAACTTGCTCATCCCTGGTTAAAGGCTTCTGGAAATGGGAGCATTGTGTTCCTTTCATCTGCAGTTGGGATTGCTTCAGTACCTTCTTCTTCTATCTATGCTACCTCCAAAG GAGCCATCAATCAACTTACAAAAAATCTAGCATGTGAATGGGCAAAGGACAAAATTCGTGTCAACGCTGTTGCACCATGGATCATTAGAACTCCTCCCAAAGAATCAATGAAT GAAGATGAGATGTTTAAATGTTTAATTAGTCGAGCTCCAATTAAACGCATGGGAGAGCCAAGAGAAGTTTCAGCAACAGTAGCATTTCTTTGCTTACGTGCTTCTTCATACATTACTGGTCAAATTATTTGTGTTGATGGAGGAATGACAGTCAATGGGGGTCCTTAA